A part of Leishmania panamensis strain MHOM/PA/94/PSC-1 chromosome 34 sequence genomic DNA contains:
- a CDS encoding hypothetical protein (TriTrypDB/GeneDB-style sysID: LpmP.34.2820) has product MLKTSKTLAALLPSLSFGVNKTDFFTNLWRKPQTRDERVKEYVPEVLEESLVEQHAVLEESTSRDIIVELGNKILQEMDNKSPTPNIAPHLNRLLLEYGVKDVIAQRPLSYLLYPNSSALSAGEQAHELVSSFPDNFRAMIEEVERNGCSAKIPAPLLSASEAHALKAAPTVAVAGHDPTSSVDLGSGAATSGGPESPAPSDSTPGDDKASSPSRRRADSVIMASKDEYEPMDITMFVKVAAGLAMANLHCGDMRNAVRCVDAGIAYAKEASRLGGLLGLKAGLLVHQKKFVEAAHCAQLAVETSGNVQGYLHGAYALRKLSRLEKAVALLERGREDHPMNTQFETQIEAIQKERRLTLPASSSLSSTNTDAAQEALPTT; this is encoded by the coding sequence ATGCTCAAAACTAGCAAGACGCTGGCAGCACTTCTCCCGTCGCTGAGTTTTGGTGTGAACAAGACGGACTTCTTCACGAATCTGTGGCGCAAACCCCAAACGCGCGATGAGCGAGTAAAAGAGTACGTGCCAGAGGTACTGGAGGAGAGTcttgtcgagcagcacgcggTACTCGAGGAGAGCACATCGCGCGACATCATCGTCGAGCTGGGCAACAAGATCCTGCAAGAGATGGACAACAAGAGCCCCACCCCAAACATCGCACCACACCTCAACAGGCTGTTGCTCGAATACGGCGTAAAGGACGTGATCGCACAGAGGCCACTGAGTTACTTGTTGTACCCCAACTCTTCAGCACTGTCGGCTGGGGAGCAGGCGCATGAACTCGTGTCCAGTTTTCCAGACAACTTTCGGGCCATGAttgaggaggtggagcgcaaCGGCTGCTCAGCCAAAATACCAGCTCCTCTGCTCTCCGCGTCAGAAGCCCATGCGCTTAAGGCAGCACCTACGGTAGCAGTAGCTGGGCACGACCCCACGTCAAGTGTAGATCTGGGCAGTGGTGCGGCGACTTCAGGAGGGCCTGAGTCCCCTGCACCTAGCGACTCAACCCCTGGAGACGACAAGGCTTCCTCGCCGTCACGGCGGCGTGCGGACAGTGTGATTATGGCTTCCAAGGACGAATACGAGCCCATGGATATTACAATGTTTGTGAAAGTGGCTGCTGGCTTGGCCATGGCGAACTTGCACTGCGGCGACATGCGCAACGCCGTACGCTGTGTTGACGCTGGTATCGCCTACGCCAAAGAGGCGTCCCGTCTCGGTGGGTTGCTGGGGCTGAAAGCGGGTCTGCTCGTGCACCAAAAGAAGTTTGTGGAGGCTGCCCACTGCGCACAGTTGGCGGTCGAGACCTCGGGAAATGTGCAGGGCTACCTTCATGGTGCCTACGCGCTGCGTAAGCTGAGCCGTCTGGAgaaggcagtggcgctgctcgagcgGGGCCGCGAGGACCACCCTATGAACACACAGTTCGAGACCCAGATTGAGGCTATTCAGAAGGAACGCAGGCTCACACTCCCggcatcctcctcgctttcATCAACTAACACGGACGCGGCCCAAGAAGCGCTTCCGACGACGTGA